AATAAATGTTGCTCAGGGTTGAACTTAGTATGTTTAACTGGTAGCATTTAATGTGATGTAAATTTTAgtctagaaaatagaaatataaagctactgaaatttaaaaataagcagaaattcATGTAATGAAAATTACACAAATCTCTGCCTGAGTAGTCAAATGCTAAAACCTCTTGatattttttctcctcttccccaaTCATTAATGCTTGAAAGTCCTTTGAGACTTGGTCCAAGAATATTCACAATTTGGCTAATTATGGATTCCATGCATTGATCCTCCAAGGTAATGTAATCGTTAATGCTCAGTTTAATGTCTCCAGTGTTCTTGATTCTATCCCTGTCTCCTTATTTACAGTTGTCTGCCTCAGCAAACTCATGTCTATCACTGGATTCACCTCAATCCTGAAGAATCAGCCTGAAGCTCCATTGGGTACAAGGCCAGGAGGGGGTCTTTGGGCCTCCGTGCCTTGGGCATAACCATGAAGAGAAGCAGCACAACTTAGTAAGTGCAGAGGGATGGATGTAGGAAAGGCTTTGACACCTTCTCTACTAATCATGAGGACTATCTTGACTGTTTCGGTAGCTAGATGGGAGGATATCAATATGAAAATATGCACTTGGGAGGACTATGAAGTATATGTTCTTTGCTGTGTTAGGGCAtcagaaaacataataaaatttttcttttagtttatatCAATTCTACTTCTGATAGGTGGCTTACCTACAATAGCATCAATAGATTCTTCTAAACCTTCTAAACTGTTCCCTAGGTACTTCAATAGGACAAAttttctttgatcatattcacaaaTCCCAGTGGCCCTCTCTTGACCCCCTGTCCTTGGTCACTtgtccctttcctctttttttggataaaaaataaggtttatttggttcacagttctggTGGCTGAAAAGTTCAAGAGCATGATTCTGACATCTGACAAGGGTCTTCTTATATCTTAGAATGGTAGAGGATTCCTGTGATGAGACAGAGCTGGCAAGCCTCAGTGCTCTCTTGTAACAAAACCACTCCCATTATAACTCATTAATCCATTCACCTTCATCAGTCCCTCCTCCAAATACCAGTAACATGAATTTGAGGGAGACATTCAAACCCCTTTCCTCTTAAGAAGGGCAATTCATGAACTGAAATCATGAGAACACAAGGAGAAACTTctcctttcttactttttttcttttttcctttcattttaccattttacattaacttacatgtgtatatattgtttgggccacctccctcctacTTCTGGGTAGAACCTATTCCatccttttcttctctgattttgttgaagagaaaacataagatataTGAAAAAGACATGTcaattttgctagtttgggataaaaagagattcctagtgttgcttccatgcatttgtgtaatGCAACCCACATTGGCTTGTTTCTATCAGATCTCTTTGCTActccctggtccccttcccatagtggccttatAACTTGGATGAGGATGACTGCAGCCAAAGTGTCATTAACTTTTAATGTCAGATTCCTGTGCATCTGGCTCTGAACTGTTTCTGCTATGTTGTTTTATCCATTTGGTGATATTTTTTCATAATGTAGTTCAATGTGCCCACATTGCTATCATCATTCAAAAATCAAAGACCAAGTAGTCTTAATGTCCCCTTTTGTAGGTGATTGGGTACCAAAATGCAGCTATTTTACATTTGGTTTATTGTCAGTTTATGGACACAGTGTATTATACCAGTAACTGGCTGCCAAGTCATCACCTTGAAGACCCAAACCAGCATTTCACTACCCTGTCACTCCAGCAACATACTtgccctctttcttttggtattCCTGGAAAATCACATTTAAGTGGAGTGGATGGATCAAGCTGTATACAGCGAGGGCAGCCATATATGACAGAGAGTGATCATATATTATTCAGCTCATGTCTTTCTCCTGATGCCACTCAAATATATCCTTGTAGCTTTCATATCCTTTAAATACTTGAGTCAGTCTACTCCAATACCAAAGAAGTGTAATGTCAGAGcttgatttcattcctttttaagaaaGTGGATAGCACCAAAATCTTACTTTAATTGTACCCATGGTTAAGAGTTCTGGACCTGGATTAAAAACTATGTTTCCagggtaatatttttaaaaagttttatattttggttGTGGAGTCTGataatttagttttgaattcttcTGTTTGTATCTATAATTTACTTCATGTAGGTAAGTTTGTTATTACATTTGCATTAATTTATTAGTTGGTTTTTCTGCATTGAGTAAATAttacacacataatgaatgataaatATGTGACAAATGCATGATATAAGTGAGCAAACATTGAGATATTATTGAGTACTAATGATAATGGTTATTTCACAGCATTAAAGAAAGTTATCCTACTCCCTGAAGTTACATTGTCTTATTTCtataaatgaatatttcattGTTTGCCTGAATGTAGGTGTACACTGTGAATTtggtgaggaatgtgaggaatgtctCTGCTTAGTTTTTGATTCTCCACAGTGATAGACACTTGCCACagcagagacacaaaaatatttcttacataTTGAAAAGATGCTTGCTTGGTTCACATTAACTGGAGAAATTCAGGGTGGGTTCAATACACTTGATGCTTTCCTCTCTGCACTTTCACTTTTTCTATGAATACCTCATATAATTAGAGTTGAGATAAAATAGATCTTATTTTTGTCTATGTCAAGGATAGCTGAGCTTTATGTTACAACACTCAAAATTACATGAATAAATTACTCAAAAACATAACAGTGGCTTTGATAACAAAGAAGTGGCacagagagaaggagacagaaaaacCTTATGAAATGGAGTGAGACACTGTGTAGAGTTTCACATCTTTCCAGCCTGCAGAGCTGTTTTACAACTGCATTTACCAATAAATTCACAGTCTCCAAAGgtatgaaatttatttaaaaatacaaataatgaatATTCATTAATTTCTGGACTCTCCTTAGGTACAACATGTATTGGATAGATAGGCAGCTTGTGCACAGAAGGGTGGAGAGATTTTCACACATACTGAATATGGTATCAGGTCAATGATGCAGGACTAACATATTCATTGTCTAGCTCCCATTTCCAGAGCACTGTCTCCTCTACTGGAGAAAAACTGTATTATTTCCCacatgaaataaatttcttgtGGATTCTTTTAAAGGGCATACTTGAGGACACACTGAAGAGATATATTAAGGTGTACCACAAGAATAAGAATGTGTATATGACAAGATAtcaattttatttggaaaaatattattaataGTAAACTTGAATATACAGAGTTTACTGGAAATCAGAGAATTATTGCCCAGTGAGCATATTTTTTAGTAATTCTCACTGTGTGAACATGAAAAGAGGCAGAATTCTTATCAATGTATTCTCTTAATAAACTTACACGTTAGATGACATTCTTTTTCCAGGTATGCAATGTGTCAGCTATGGCTCTTGTAGTAGACATACATATTTAGCAGGAGGACTTTGACCATTTGCTGATGTAAAGAAGTACATTTCATGAACAATAGGTACCCTGTTGTATATTACTTAGGAATACTTTACATACTTTTAATGCAAGTAGACAATATCTTTCTGATATTTAAATCAATATTGACAAgagaatatttcttaaaatattaagatatttttctttagggccaaGTAACTAAGAGAATGGGATCATGCTGAGACACAAAGAAGccatatttcaaaagaaattttaagacctTTGGAAACATTATTTCTCTTACAAATATTGTtaaatcttaatattttatttagttattggaCATTATTGGTTgtaataatagttaatatttctAAATTATGTGAAATATTCTAAGACATTGGTTCTCATGTCTGGTGCAAAATATAGTACAAAATGTCAACTGTGAAGAATCTGAGAAAAttggttttgttctgttctgAGGACAGAGTAAGTATTTAAATACATTAAAGTATTCATATGTAAATTTATTCATAACAGAACCTGGGAATCATTAGttacaaaatttgaaatattttaaagaatttaatcaTCAATATGAGCTAATTTTAATCACCATTTTCCCATTTATGGGGAAACATATTCTTTACTGGTATGTTtgcaatatttcatttaattttctgattTGAACTTTCTTCAATTAAATGTTACTGTGGCCTCACAATACCTGAGTGCAGGTTTTTTATCAGCTTAagttaaaattagaaatttatgtATCTGGAAGAATAATTAGCAATAAGGAGGTTGGGAATCAAACATGGGTTTTGGTACTTTCTGTTGTCCTAGTCTTCAAATGGAAATAGGTGTATTATCATGAAACAATGAAGCATTCTATTTTGACACTATAGAGTgcataatgaagaaaaagaataaggatCTGTCTTATATTCCTTATATTTTAGTAATATGTATAGAACTGATACAAATAaacatgtataaaataaataatttcaaaatgcttCCTACCACTTACTTTTAAATCACTTCCTCTTACAGATATGCCTATGCCATGTTTTTAATCAGTGTGACATGTGATTATTGTCATTTAACTGAGCCACCTTTATAAAAATTTGAAGTTCTATATTAGCCACTGATATTAGttgtattttcagtattttaattcCCATCAAGTTTGAGGGAGGATAGCAATTAGAATAGCCAAGGATGATGAAAACTCTTGGGATTTATTTCTCTTAATAGCATGTAATTTGATTATGAACTGTCAGCATTAGCACTCATATAATAAAGCATTACAGTGTGTAGAGTTATAAATAGTACAAGTCAACAAATTTTGTACAATTtgcttaaaagaaaatgagatatgTTTGACTGATGCTTAATATCCTTCAATTCCAAAGATATTTTACTTCCAATGGGTTTGATATTACTTATTGTCTATTTTGAAATACTACactgtattttaatataattatgatctttctatttttaagttaCTGTCTACAAGAGTTGTGTGTCACTGAAGTAGATATGTAGGGTATGAGATTGATAGCAAAGAAATAAGGTCAAATATTACACTATTTAGATTGTCACAAATGAGAAATATATCTGAATATTTTATATCTCATGAATGAATTCTAACTAGTCTTTACATAAATTCAAAACATGCACAGAATTGGttgaatgtttcatttttatgacaaatttatttaatcaggAGTTGTCCAAAAATTTAGAAGCATTGAAAGCAGTCTTGGGtgaatgttctttttattttcataacaaaATTCCTTTGTCAACAGTTGTCCAAAGAATGCTGAATCACAAAATCTTACACTTGTCTCAGAATTCCAACTTGTGGCCCTCTCTGATGATCCAGAATTGCAATACATTCTCTTTGGACTGTTCCTGCTCATGTATCTGTTGACAGTGTttgggaacctgctcatcatcTTGGCTGTCAGCTCTGACTCTcacctccacacacccatgtatttcttcctctccatACTGTCCTTGGATGACATCTGTTTCATCTCCACTACTGTCCCAAATTTGATTGCAGACATTCAAGCAAATAATAGAGTTATCTCTTATGTGAGTTGCCTGACTCAGatgtctctctatatattttttctatgtatGGATGATATGCTTctgactgtgatggcctatgaccgttatgtggccatctgtaacccACTGCATTATCCAGTCATTATGAACCCCTTCTCCTGCTGTGTCTTAGTTTTGGTGTCTTGTTTGTTTAGCTTTTTGGACTCCCAGTTGCACAGTTTGATTGCCTTGCAATTTACCTGCTTTAAGAGTGTAGAAATTTCTAATTACTTCTGTGACCCTTCTCAACTACTTTATCTGTCCTGTTCTGAAACCTTTAGAAATACTGTGATAATGTATTGTATTGGAGCTACATTGGGTGTTATCCCTGTTTTAGGAATACTTTTCTCTTACTACAAAATTGTTTCTTCCATTCTGCGAATCCCAACATCAAGTGGAAGGTACAAAGCATTCTCTacctgtgggtctcacctgtcagtggtttgcttattttttgggaCATGCATTGGTGTATATTTTGGATCAACTGTATCACATTGCCCAAGTCAAGTTGTGCTGGCCTCATTAATGTACACTCTTGTTACCCCTATGCTAAATCCCTTCATCTACAGCATGAGGAACAGGGACATTAGTAGGACCTTGAAGAAGATGTACAGTCAGACAATCTGTGGTAGCCTTTTGGACTGTAGTTTGGACATGTTAGCAAAACTGAAGAACTAGATGTGTGAATTCTTCCCACTAAATTTCAGAGTTCTAtagatgcatttattttttatcttgtttcctAGTGGATGGTGATTGAGATGTTAGAGTTGGTGGATTGAAATTTATTCAATTAGTTGCTAAATTTCAATTGGGAAGAtataaattttttgaggaaagaTGATAGTGTAGGTTGcagaaaaatgttaatgaaattgACTGCCAGTCAATGTGCACATATATGGCTAAATGACAAAATGTGCACTTAAATGTATTGATCATTTTATCACAATTAACAAAGTAAATAGAAGATAATGATCTTAAGAAGTGGAAGACATGTGCTTGATGAATTGTGTGTTATAGGCTTCTCCAGAGTAGTTGAAAAGCTCATTAATAGTCTGTTCTTCAGTTAATATTCATATACTCTTAGAGACTGGAATCACAAAGACCTATTATATAGGTATTTGCTCTGTGACTTGAGATATCAGAATCTATATAGTAAGTATTTGCACTGTTCCTACAGACATTCGTCTTAATAGCTTCAGTTCTGTTGACCACACACCCTGTCTCAACCCCCTTTCATGTATACAGAAGAAAGCTCCTATCTGACTCTGTTCATATCAGTCCTGGGAATGGGGTTTGAGGTCTCATTACACCTCCAACAGGAGAAGGGATTTGAGTCCGTAATTCATGGTCATTACATGTCAAGAACAGTTTAACATATTAAGTACAGTTTAATAAGATGGATGGAGGAAAGTCTAATGTAATCATTGCTTTATCATCATGATTACCAGCACGAAAGTTGGTTGAGACATGAGAAGTTACCAATTTGTAGTTTGAGATATAAGACCAGGAAGATTATGTTATTGCTTTTCATGGAAGTCACCAAACACCTATTCAAATTTTAGCTTCCTTCCAACTGCTTCTTCCTCTCATAGCTATCTCCCTACAATAGCAGAAATGATTGACTGTAAACTGTTTCATAAACACTCCAAAGGGATTATGCTCATCATGATGAAGATGGTAAAGGTTACAATCTTACAGTTCCAAGAAAAGATATTGAGGAATCTCAAAATTTATGTTCTGCACAATCTTTCCCACATGAAAAAGTGTATGTAActattaattttcaaagaaagaggaaCCAAACATTCATATAATCAATACCTTATCATTGGGCCAAAAAAGTGAAGATATGATTGAATTGCACTGCCTTATATCATATATAG
The sequence above is drawn from the Castor canadensis chromosome 14, mCasCan1.hap1v2, whole genome shotgun sequence genome and encodes:
- the LOC109676435 gene encoding olfactory receptor 7E24-like; translated protein: FVNSCPKNAESQNLTLVSEFQLVALSDDPELQYILFGLFLLMYLLTVFGNLLIILAVSSDSHLHTPMYFFLSILSLDDICFISTTVPNLIADIQANNRVISYVSCLTQMSLYIFFLCMDDMLLTVMAYDRYVAICNPLHYPVIMNPFSCCVLVLVSCLFSFLDSQLHSLIALQFTCFKSVEISNYFCDPSQLLYLSCSETFRNTVIMYCIGATLGVIPVLGILFSYYKIVSSILRIPTSSGRYKAFSTCGSHLSVVCLFFGTCIGVYFGSTVSHCPSQVVLASLMYTLVTPMLNPFIYSMRNRDISRTLKKMYSQTICGSLLDCSLDMLAKLKN